One stretch of Ooceraea biroi isolate clonal line C1 chromosome 4, Obir_v5.4, whole genome shotgun sequence DNA includes these proteins:
- the LOC105282591 gene encoding H/ACA ribonucleoprotein complex subunit 1, whose product MPQIGTMQLQCALPKATMSTTQTLVLLALVATVALATETKKSDSKEATPSKDAKSKRGLELSLGHGGFGGFDGHDLGGGLGGGFGGGLGGGFGGGGGGGGGGGDGGRISGITIHREVSVPVPVPYTVEKNVPVPVPVHVKVPVDNPIPYHVPKPYPVPVEKTVHVPVEKPVPVPVKVPVKVPVKVPVPVTVPVKVPYPVHKEVPYPVKVPVIVKESYPVFVHKHDGGGGGLGDGGFGGGFGGDHDISFDLH is encoded by the exons ATGCCGCAGATTGGCACGATGCAACTTCAGTGTGCACTCCCGAAGGCTACCATGAGCACTACGCAG ACTCTGGTGCTCCTCGCCCTTGTGGCGACGGTGGCTCTGGCCACCGAGACCAAGAAGTCCGACAGCAAAGAAGCCACCCCCTCAAAGGACGCCAAGAGCAAGCGCGGCCTGGAACTGAGTCTGGGTCACGGTGGTTTCGGTGGCTTCGATGGACACGATCTTGGCGGCGGCTTGGGCGGCGGATTTGGCGGCGGTCTTGGAGGAGGTTTTGGCggaggtggcggtggcggcggcggcggcggcgacggcggacGTATTTCCGGCATCACGATCCACCGTGAGGTCTCGGTTCCAGTCCCGGTGCCCTACACCGTCGAGAAGAACGTGCCGGTACCGGTGCCGGTCCACGTAAAGGTGCCGGTAGACAACCCGATTCCGTACCACGTACCAAAGCCTTACCCGGTCCCAGTGGAGAAGACTGTACACGTCCCCGTGGAGAAACCGGTCCCAGTACCCGTCAAGGTGCCCGTTAAGGTGCCCGTCAAGGTGCCCGTTCCCGTTACAGTACCTGTTAAAGTACCATACCCCGTGCACAAGGAGGTGCCCTACCCGGTCAAGGTGCCTGTCATCGTTAAGGAGTCCTACCCGGTCTTTGTGCACAAacacgacggcggcggcggtggcctCGGCGATGGCGGTTTCGGTGGCGGATTCGGTGGTGACCATGACATCAGCTTCGATCTGCATTGA
- the LOC105282593 gene encoding keratinocyte proline-rich protein produces the protein MAMPVCSLPTNMNSTDKLKVILLCGLVLSVVAEEKKKEVEASAEPKNDEKSKRGLELSLGDHGGFGGDFGGGFGGGFGGGLGGGHEIISTEHIKAVTVTKHVPVPHPYPVEVTKHVPYPVKIPIKVPVDRPYPVHVPQPYPVEVTKHVPYTVEKPVPYPVKVPVKVPIKVPYTVKVPVKVPVEVPKPVPYPVKVPVVVKEPYPVLIKGHDDGGYGGGGFGGGDLDGFGGHDFGGDFGGFGH, from the exons ATGGCGATGCCAGTGTGCTCACTGCCGACCAACATGAACAGCACCGACAAGCTGAAA GTGATACTCCTATGCGGCCTAGTGTTATCGGTCGTAGctgaggagaagaagaaggaagtcGAGGCCAGCGCCGAGCCCAAGAATGACGAGAAGTCGAAGCGTGGACTGGAGCTGAGTCTGGGCGATCACGGCGGTTTCGGAGGCGATTTTGGCGGTGGATTTGGCGGTGGATTTGGCGGTGGCCTGGGCGGCGGCCACGAGATAATCTCCACTGAGCACATCAAAGCGGTGACAGTCACGAAGCACGTGCCAGTACCGCACCCGTATCCGGTGGAGGTCACCAAACACGTGCCCTACCCGGTGAAGATACCGATCAAAGTGCCCGTCGACCGCCCGTACCCCGTCCATGTGCCGCAACCTTACCCGGTGGAGGTCACGAAGCACGTGCCCTACACGGTTGAGAAGCCGGTGCCCTACCCGGTGAAGGTACCCGTAAAGGTGCCCATCAAAGTGCCCTACACGGTCAAGGTGCCGGTCAAGGTTCCAGTTGAGGTACCCAAACCAGTGCCCTACCCCGTCAAGGTACCGGTAGTCGTCAAGGAGCCCTACCCCGTGCTCATTAAGGGTCACGACGACGGTGGCTACGGTGGCGGCGGCTTTGGTGGCGGCGACTTAGACGGATTCGGCGGCCATGACTTCGGCGGCGATTTCGGCGGATTCGGTCACTGA
- the LOC105282599 gene encoding uncharacterized protein LOC105282599, with the protein MAKMGTNSCTCEMVINLRSAKRPRSHVYVIAADNRWIVKSRIRDSGRQSVKLQKAVAMSGSFTRAAWLFLITLVTITYRSAGEPSQLIVCSQPNVFTVQITGNEQVVYGTKLLIRHSPQVGIFSYPEIKPVNVVFNESIIEFTGYTSFQRSAIQDLLPERLSWSASGIIFGIGTLQKLSSENYAVQECRLFLPSNIKASSNLPKVMEEAIIYYAQSCAKEYLCERIGTMTEKELQNINMYDEDRHNIQRIIHPTNSTRRVELIMNVPVDIVLKNVIHYIKENGLSIVELPDVKEVYDIGLGVKCVFEMVNGTFEDLSSLKRTENAFMSNEGRTNLVDAAFGLSTANFKYDYKLEAALIKVSGKILATVKELAMAAKVAIHYDKTCEVKLEYVKITELGKIDFKITGLGPFNYLTSTIFTWLTKTWQNRIVKIIEVNVRKIAEKQLNDYICNNYYNEITV; encoded by the exons ATGGCTAAAATGGGCACTAATTCTTGTACGTGCGAAATGGTAATAAATTTGAGGTCAGCCAAGCGGCCAA GAAGTCACGTCTACGTGATAGCGGCCGATAACCGCTGGATAGTGAAATCACGTATACGTGACAGCGGTCGTCAAAGTGTTAAACTACAGAAAGCTGTGGCGATGTCTGGAAGTTTTACTCGGGCCGCGTGGCTCTTCCTAATTACACTAGTAACAATAACATATCGATCCGCAGGAGAACCGTCGCAGCTGATAG TATGCAGTCAACCGAATGTTTTCACGGTCCAAATAACCGGCAATGAGCAAGTTGTCTATGGCACCAAATTATTAATCAGACACAGCCCACAAGTCGGAATTTTCTCTTATCCCGAGATAAAGCCAGTAAACGTTGTCTTCAATGAATCcattattgaattcacag GATATACGTCGTTTCAACGTTCGGCAATCCAGGATCTCTTACCCGAAAGACTCTCCTGGAGTGCCAGTGGTATCATTTTTGGAATCGGCACGCTCCAA AAACTAAGCAGCGAGAATTATGCAGTCCAAGAATGTCGCCTATTTCTGCCGTCCAACATCAAAGCTAG CTCTAATTTACCAAAGGTAATGGAAGAGGCAATCATTTATTACGCTCAGTCGTGTGCCAAAGAGTATCTTTGCGAGAGGATAGGAACGATGACGGAAAAAGAACTTCAGAACATTAACATGTATGACGAAGACAGACATAATATACAACGTATTATTCATCCTACCAATTCTACTCGAAGGGTTGAG TTAATCATGAACGTACCAGTGGACATCGTCCTTAAAAAcgtaatacattatattaaggAAAACGGACTATCCATAGTTGAACTTCCAGATGTAAAAGAGGTATACGATATAGGACTTGGAGTGAAATGTGTGTTTGAGATGGTCAATGGAACCTTCGA AGATCTTTCGAGTTTAAAGAGAACAGAGAATGCATTCATGTCCAATGAGGGAAGGACAAATCTTGTAGATGCTGCCTTTGGACTTTCCACAGCAAATTTTAAGTACGATTACAAG CTTGAAGCTGCCCTAATTAAGGTTAGCGGCAAGATATTAGCCACTGTTAAAGAATTAGCAATGGCAGCAAAAGTGGCCATACATTATGATAAAACGTGCGAGGTAAAGTTAGAGTACGTGAAAATAACAGAACTTGGCAAAATCGACTTTAAAATTACTGGTTTAGGtccgtttaattatttaacgtcTACAATATTCACTTGGTTAACTAAAACATGGCAAAAtagaattgttaaaattatcgAAGTTAACGTGAGAAAAATCGCcgagaaacaattaaatgactatatttgcaacaattattacaatgaAATCACAGTTTAA
- the LOC105282590 gene encoding putative uncharacterized protein DDB_G0292292, producing the protein MSKTKNSIRSNKEHDNLSSCTSSSLSSDEEEIDARDLKPIKDYLSNRKELACQLFKSVKPEKIRMMLPQVLKQMDLNELEEWCASELNGMSKARIISILNGKPMLESSDTSESDDSGPSLEIISDTEEWTDDDVSKKENGKGKVKRDKTKTKRKAQINKKNNSDKSNIKAKCNIKTEVNDKNKDIKIKKEDDKDKGKEGDSLLDLLELEMRARAIRALIRKEEDIIPSSNPSQSNGQTVENNIATSQDDAKAKENCRKQLEKIISAQQSTKGDDEDVVLVVQPTPVVELLSSDSDKEDLDGARINKQLENLRATAETEKAANNSDENAANSNATVVQDSKEKKGAPEATGKRNDSKTGTKIDLSEARTIMPERNIGIRNNTLSISISADNVAERRKKSKKRSQKQNAKVQVTTSAAEDSPRLKEIDIAEASEQSSDVKNKDIKEQSKPSPSDENKVAAEEENTCEKVAKESRIEEDRLADMDEIIDLDDYCDVMDIVSGDDERSQDKFIVLPQEENKQPALQTTVDSTESKADSAETWASRYYQTDDVQNVIKESKIQSEIRKRLRERQRLSKLSKSPNLNLPSQSALVDGTSAASEKIPTGSVEEYLALKRVGTANINNNTNDNNNTTPNNSDNNDTIQDNSATVNFSNDINAKESSVQDENISSIQEYTDNISDVQKTAVSESTVTQLPEEVITETKNDAQLV; encoded by the exons atgtctaaAACTAAGAACAGCATACGCAGTAATAAG GAACATGATAACCTATCTTCTTGTACATCCTCATCACTGTCATCGGATGAAGAAGAGATTGACGCGAGAGATTTAAAACCAATTAAGGATTATTTGTCTAATCGTAAGGAACTTGCTTGTCAACTTTTTAAATCAGTCAAACCAGAGAAGATACGTATGATGCTGCCTCAGGTTCTAAAA CAAATGGACTTAAATGAGCTGGAAGAATGGTGTGCGAGTGAACTCAATGGTATGTCTAAAGCTCGAATAATATCCATATTAAATGGCAAACCTATGCTGGAGTCTTCAGATACGAGCGAATCAGATGATTCAG GCCCTTCCCTGGAAATTATTTCTGATACGGAAGAATGGACGGATGATGATGTGTCTAAAAAGGAAAATGGAAAGGGGAAGGTAAAAAGGGATAAAACAAAAACTAAGAGAAAAGCACAGATTAATAAGAAGAACAATTCGGACAAGTCTAATATTAAAGCgaaatgcaatataaaaacTGAGGTTAATGATAagaataaagatattaaaataaagaaggaGGATGATAAGGACAAAGGGAAAGAAGGAGACAGTTTGCTGGATTTGCTGGAATTGGAAATGCGAGCTCGAGCAATAAGAGCTCTAATACGAAAAGAGGAAGACATAATTCCATCCAGCAATCCATCGCAAAGTAATGGTCAAACGGTGGAAAATAATATCGCGACGTCTCAAGATGACGCTAAAGCAAAAGAGAACTGTCGCAAGCagttagaaaaaattattagtgCTCAGCAAAGTACCAAAGGTGATGACGAAGATGTCGTTTTAGTAGTTCAACCTACACCGGTTGTCGAGTTATTGTCCAGTGACAGCGACAAGGAAGATCTGGATGGAGCACGAATAAATAAACAGTTGGAGAATTTACGTGCAACGGCTGAAACTGAAAAAGCTGCAAACAATTCTGACGAAAATGCGGCAAATTCGAATGCAACCGTCGTACAGGATtcgaaggaaaaaaagggTGCTCCAGAAGCAACAGGAAAACGTAACGATTCAAAGACTGGAACTAAAATAGATCTGAGCGAAGCAAGAACGATAATGCCTGAAAGAAACATAGGAATAAGGAACAATACATTGTCGATATCAATCTCTGCGGATAATGTCGCAGAGAGGCGAAAAAAGTCGAAGAAAAGATCGCAAaaacaaaatgcaaaagtGCAAGTTACAACTTCTGCAGCTGAAGACTCGCCAAGATTGAAAGAGATTGATATAGCCGAGGCCTCGGAACAATCGAGTGATGTAAAGAATAAAGATATCAAAGAACAGTCAAAGCCAAGTCCTTCTGATGAAAATAAAGTTGCCGCGGAAGAAGAAAATACATGCGAAAAAGTGGCAAAAGAAAGTAGAATCGAGGAGGATAGATTGGCGGACATggatgaaataattgatttgGATGATTACTGCGATGTCATGGATATAGTCAGTGGCGATGATGAGAGAAGCcaagataaatttattgttcttCCCCAAGAAGAGAACAAGCAACCTGCATTGCAGACCACTGTGGATTCAACGGAATCCAAAGCGGATTCAGCGGAAACTTGGGCATCACGTTATTATCAAACTGATGATGTCCAAAACGTAATAAAAGAATCGAAGATACAGTCCGAGATCCGAAAACGTTTGAGAGAACGTCAGAGATTGTCCAAATTGAGTAAATCGCCAAATTTGAATTTGCCCTCGCAATCAGCATTAGTTGATGGAACAAGTGCTGCATCTGAGAAAATTCCGACGGGATCAGTGGAGGAATACTTGGCTCTGAAACGTGTAGGGACTgcgaatattaataacaatactaatgataataataatacgacgCCAAATAATAGTGATAATAATGACACAATACAAGATAATTCTGCAACTGTTAATTTTAGTAATGATATTAATGCAAAAGAAAGTTCGGTGCAggatgaaaatatttcttccatTCAAGAATACACAGATAATATAAGTGATGTACAAAAGACTGCTGTGTCGGAAAGTACTGTTACTCAGCTGCCAGAAGAAGTTATTACCGAAACAAAAAATGACGCACAATtggtataa
- the LOC105282589 gene encoding protein phosphatase 1H has translation MLNRFKSVLMSAVGASELGLQYPNDADNDVMSDYINSNYVVEVENKPYSRPSFLGLTSEETQVSADHRVRPIIVPRDLSRLPWCAGYAECINAGKSTWNEDQASATRGDLKLPDVNVTLPYVLFSMFDGHAGYQVALTARLHLHRIILERLLAIPGNMLLNEDENELIKGRDLVTGAIELAYRQMDQMVEMQAQNGGGGCTAITILFLNGRLYAAGAGDSRAVLVLGEEQRALTRDHTPDSESNRVRALGFLRSNELLKGHFTPLEFRKRPLQKELGSMVLYREPFMTGWAYKTLTHPDLKLPLISGHGKRSRVMGTIGVTRGFGDHGLKAANTGVNIKPFLSSQPEVQSLDLDSCNLTERDCIIVATDGLWDVVSDRTAATILRKTLAPDTPSLEYRLTMGAQELVQAARGRLIGRVWMGKSENSDETDEKSSPIASVDDISVLVVPLYPYLCEHKQWLKTTQQERKYAADSLTTISFDYGVTNKSADNPA, from the exons ATGTTGAATCGCTTCAAGTCAGTATTAATGAGTGCTGTAGGCGCAAGTGAGCTTGGCCTACAGTACCCCAATGACGCCGACAATGATGTGATGTCCGATTACATTAACTCTAATTATGTCGTGGAAGTGGAGAACAAACCTTACAGCCGCCCGAGTTTTCTTGGCCTGACATCTGAGGAGACGCAG GTGAGCGCGGATCACAGAGTAAGACCTATCATAGTTCCGAGGGACCTTAGCCGCTTGCCTTGGTGCGCCGGTTACGCTGAATGCATAAATGCTGGGAAAAGTACGTGGAACGAGGATCAGGCTTCCGCAACGCGCGGGGATTTAAAATTGCCAGACGTCAATGTTACACTGCCCTACGTTCTATTTTCCATGTTCGATGGCCATGCAGGGTACCAGGTTGCTCTCACAGCAAGATTGCATCTACATAGGATAATTCTC GAAAGATTGCTGGCCATACCGGGTAATATGCTACTGAACGAAGATGAAAATGAGCTGATAAAGGGAAGAGATCTAGTTACGGGTGCTATAGAACTGGCGTACAGACAAATGGATCAAATGGTGGAGATGCAGGCTCAAAATGGTGGTGGCGGTTGTACAGCTATCACGATTCTGTTTCTTAACGGAAGGCTGTACGCTGCGGGCGCTGGCGATTCCag GGCTGTGCTAGTCTTGGGAGAGGAACAACGTGCTCTTACCAGAGATCACACTCCAGACTCCGAGTCGAATCGCGTCAGAGCTTTAGGCTTCCTACGCAGCAACGAGTTGCTCAAGGGTCACTTCACCCCGTTGGAATTTCGAAAGCGACCGTTGCAGAAGGAACTGGGATCCATGGTTTTGTACCGAGAACCCTTCATGACGGGTTGGGCGTACAAAACCCTGACGCATCCGGACCTGAAGCTACCGCTCATTTCAGGACACGGGAAGAGG AGCAGGGTAATGGGAACGATCGGTGTGACGCGCGGCTTCGGAGATCACGGCTTAAAGGCTGCTAATACCGGCGTCAATATCAAACCATTCCTATCGTCTCAACCTGAAGTACAGTCTCTAGACTTGGACAGTTGTAATCTCACCGAGAGAGACTGCATCATCGTCGCTACGGACGGCCTCTGGGACGTGGTATCGGACAGGACAGCGGCGACGATACTTAGAAAAACGCTTGCGCCTGATACACCATCATTAGAATACAG ACTGACAATGGGTGCTCAAGAATTGGTGCAAGCGGCGAGGGGACGATTAATCGGTAGGGTGTGGATGGGGAAGTCTGAAAATTCTGATGAGACAGATGAGAAATCCTCACCTATAGCGTCTGTGGATGACATTAGTGTGTTGGTAGTACCTTTGTATCCTTATTTATGCGAACACAAACAGTGGCTGAAAACGACGCAGCAGGAGCGGAAGTACGCTGCGGATTCCCTAACAACGATATCCTTCGATTACGGCGTGACTAACAAATCAGCCGACAATCCTGCATAA
- the LOC105282588 gene encoding probable salivary secreted peptide, whose translation MSAQKYMIGLAFLVAALLAINVVPASGTINNYAAANKSHHLIVGTRMAGDRLVLRQNVQKNSSWMKVSVVEKTFNTSMWERITMVKALDQKTNGNGAYASLLRGGPGHSNVTLKFKSQRGHSINFIVELYAR comes from the coding sequence ATGTCGGCACAGAAATACATGATCGGACTGGCCTTCCTGGTCGCCGCTCTGCTGGCCATCAACGTTGTACCTGCTAGTGGCACTATCAATAATTATGCCGCCGCTAACAAATCGCACCATCTGATCGTCGGCACCAGGATGGCTGGTGACAGGCTCGTGCTCAGACAGAACGTCCAGAAGAACTCATCTTGGATGAAAGTATCCGTTGTTGAGAAGACCTTCAACACTTCAATGTGGGAACGCATCACTATGGTCAAGGCGCTGGATCAGAAGACTAATGGCAATGGCGCTTATGCCAGTCTCTTACGAGGTGGACCCGGCCACAGCAACGTCACCCTTAAGTTCAAGAGCCAGAGGGGTCACAGCATCAACTTCATCGTTGAACTCTACGCACGTTGA